The DNA segment GACGTCTGCTTTGGCCGATCAAACAGAAATACGGCAACAAGATATCATGGGCCGATCTCATGATCCTTGCGGGCAATTGCGCACTGGAATCGATGGGTTTCAAGACCTTCGGTTTCGGAGGCGGTCGTGAAGACGTGTGGGAACCTGAAGAAGATATTTACTGGGGTACCGAGACCGAATGGTTGGGCGACAAACGTTACGCCGGCGAACGAGAACTCGAAAACCCTCTCGCCGCTGTCCAAATGGGCTTGATCTATGTGAATCCGCAAGGACCCAACGGTCAACCGGATCCGATTGGATCGGGCCGGGATATTCGCGAGACTTTCGCGCGCATGGCGATGAATGACGAAGAAACCGTTGCGCTCACCGCCGGCGGACACACGTTTGGAAAAGCACATGGCGCGGGTCTTGAATCCCATGTCGGCCGTGAACCGGAAGGCGCTGGCATCGAAGAGCAGGGTCTTGGCTGGATCAGCAATTTCCGCAGCGGCAAAGGCGACGATACGATCTCCAGCGGAATCGAAGGCGCGTGGACACCGAACCCGATCCAATGGGACAACGGATATTTTGATATGCTGTTCGGCTATGAGTGGGAATTGACAAAAAGTCCTGCGGGCGCCTGGCAATGGACGCCGAAAAATGTGGCCGAGAAAGATCTTGCTCCGGCTGCTCACGATCCCTCTAAAAAAGTTCCGACCATGATGACCACGGCGGACATGGCGATGCGCATGGATCCGATCTACGAAAAGATCTCGCGCCGCTTTCACCAGAACCCAAAGGAATTTGCTGATGCGTTTGCCCGTGCATGGTTCAAGTTGACCCATCGCGACATGGGACCGCGTTCGCGCTACCTCGGCGAGGAAGTGCCTAAAGAAGAACTGATCTGGCAAGATCCGTTGCCTGCGGTCAAACACAAATTGGTCAGCGAAAAGGACGTCGCCGTTCTCAAGAAGAAAATTCTCTCTTCAGGATTGAACGTATCACAGCTCGTCTCAACGGCCTGGGCTTCCGCTTCCACTTTCCGCGGTTCCGACAAACGCGGCGGCGCCAATGGAGCACGTATCCGCCTTGCACCGCAAAAAGATTGGGAAGTAAACCAGCCTGAGCAATTGAAAGTCGTTCTTGCAAAACTGGAGAAGATCCAAAAGGATTTCAACAAATCCTCCGGCAAAAAGAAAATTTCTCTCGCCGACATGATCGTTTTAGGCGGATGCGCGGGCGTAGAACAAGCCGCGAAGAATGCCGGCCACGATGTGACCGTTCCTTTCTCACCGGGCCGTACGGATGCAACTCAGGATCAGACCGACGGGGCTTCCTTTGCCGTACTCGAACCGGCAGCGGATGGGTTTAGAAATTACCAGAAAGCCGAATACAGTGTATCGGCTGAGGAGCTTTTGATCGACAAAGCGCAGCTGCTTACGCTGACGGCGCCGGAAATGACCGTTCTCATCGGAGGATTACGTGTTCTGGATATCAATCATAGTAACTCCAAACACGGCGTTTTCACCAAGCGGCCTGGAATGCTGACGAACGACTTCTTTGTAAACCTGCTCGACATGGGTACGGAATGGAAGCCTTCCAACACTAAAAATGTGTATGAAGGCCGCGATCGCGTTTCGGGCGAAGTCAAGTGGACCGGAACCCGCGTTGATCTCGTGTTCGGCTCCAACTCACAACTACGTGCGCTGGCCGAAGTTTACGCGCAGGAAGACTCGAAGACTAAGTTCCTGCAGGATTTTGTGGCGGCATGGAACAAAGTAATGAATCTTGATCGGTTTGATTTGGTTTAATTTTTTCAGTCATCCGCTATTTGTAACAGGAAATCGTGACTTTTGTGTCTAAGCAGGAGAACAATCAAAAGATTGTTCTCTTTTTTTTTGTGAAGAAATGCTATAATTAAAAAGCAGCCAAAAATTTATCTGTCCAATATGGTATAAATTTTATTACCTTGATCCCAATATAGGCTGAAGCGTAGCATACGACCATGATAGGAACAAACACCGAATTTATTTTAAAAACGAAGCAGGAACTCAACTGTAAGATCATCCGCACCATGCTTAATTACGTTTTCGAGCGAAAGGGAGAATCTTGCGCAAAAGAATTCATCCAAGCCGTTGATTTGGATGAAGCCTATATTCGCAACGAGAATAATTGGGTCTCATTTGATACCTACACCCGCGGCTGTGAATTCATAAAAAAAGTGTTCGACGACGATACGATTTTCTACAAGATCGGTATTTATTCTTTTTCCAATCCAAACAATTTCGGCACCATGGCCCGTATGGCGCTTCGGCTTCTAACGCCTAATGCCATATTTAAAAAAACGGCGGAGATTGCTAATCATGCGGTAAAATTTGGCAAATACCGTGTTGCGGAGTTTGATAAAAACCGTATGGTGCTCGAGTTTAAAAACGCGCCGAATTATCCGTTTTATCAGCATAATTGCGATTATCGCCTCGGCCTTTTTGCCGGCATACCGCAACTTTTTGGACTACCGATAGCCAAGCATCGACATCTCAAGTGCGTATCCAAAGGCGATGATAGATGCGAGTATGAGTTTATATGGCAAGCTAAGAGCTTAGTGTTGTTTCGAAAGCATGCCGTTCGTGGATTCTTGACCGGGAGCGGACTTTCAGTAATATTTTTTTTAATGAATTCCTTTGGCAATATTAAGATACAAACCGTTCTCACCGTATTCACAACGTTGATTTTTTATCTGTTGGGCGTCATTTTGGATATGCGTGCAACAGCGAAAGACAATGCGCTGATCTCCAATGCAGAATCCAACGAGATAGAAGAAACCATTGCTTTTGCCAATCAAAAATACAAAGAAGCTTCTGAAACGGTTAGAAAACTTGAAGCCATCATCGAGGCAAATGCTGCTTTCAGCTTGAAGCTTTTGGGGTCAGAACTTATCGACGTCGTTTTAAATATTATCAAACATTCTCTCGGTTATGACCGGGCCATGATCATGATGGTAGACGAGACAGGAAGATATTTATCTAATCCTACGGTCGTCAGCGATGAAACTGAGAGAGACCAAAAATCCGTAGATCTTCTCACGATCGATCTTAATGATAATAATATGCTGTTCTCCAAAGTAGTGCAATCAGGGGAACCCATCCTCATTTCTAATGTAGATCAGCACCCTGAATTGAAAGACCGGCCAGCAATAAAAATATCAGGCACCAAATCTTTTGTAGTCCTCCCTCTTAAGTTCGGCTCCCGTGTACGCGGCATTATCAGCATCGATCGTTTAACTTCAGCCGCGCCGATGAATCAGGAAGACGTCAAGATTTTGTCTACGTTAATGACTATGCTGTCGGTCGTTCTTGAAAATGTAGAACTGTATCAGGGTTTGGAAGTGCGCGTAAGAGAACGAACTGCCCAGTTATTTCAGGCAAATACCGAACTCGAAAAAGCGTACGGAGATCTAATGAACGCTCAAACCCAGCTTATCCATTCAGAAAAAATGGCCGGATTGGGTAAACTCGTTGCCGGTATTGCGCATGAAATGAATAATCCCGCCGGTATTCTTTCCGGATATGTAGAATTGGTCGAACTTTATGCAAACCGTCTGAATAAAAATTTTGGTTCGGCAATTCAAACCTTTTCCTCTGACAAGAATTTTGTTTCGGAGATTGAACAATTCAAAAAGCTTCTCGCCGAGATCAACGCCTGTTTGGACCCTTGCAAACGCTCCATTGTTCGAATGAAAAATATTGTGCAGGATCTTCGCAATTTTTCCAGATTGGACGAAAACGAACTGATGCCGGCCGACCTGAACGAAGGAATTGAGAAGATGCTTCAATTTTTTAGAAATCAGACGCAAAACCAAATTAAAATTATTACCAACTTGACTCCTCTCCCTTTAGTTCATTGCTTTCCGGGACATTTAAATCAGGTTTTTTCAAATATGATCCTTAATTCTATTGAAGCGATCAAGGGTGACGGCACCATTACTATTTCAACAAAAGTTAGCGACGAAAATGAGTTTTTAAAAACACGGCATGTTCGTATAGATATCGCCGATACGGGCACAGGAATCAAACCTGAAAATGTGGATAAGATCTATGATCCTTTCTACACGACGAAGGATATCGGTCAAGGCCAAGGCCTTGGACTAGCTATTGCTTATGGCATCGTCTCTCGCCACAATGGAAAAATTCTTGTGAAAAGCGAGTACGGCAAAGGAACGAACATGACTATTTTGATTCCGGTTGAATTTGATGCCGTTGTTTAATTTACCAATAATCGAATCCTTGGACCCATTGAGTTAAAAGAATTGACGGCATGAATAAATCCTCCACTCTTCGTATTCATCTTGCGTTGTTATTCGTTTCCGCCGTGTTCGGCATTAATTCCGTTACCGCGAAAATTGCGCTGCAGGAAATTGATCCCATGGCGCTGGTCTGCATTCGAATTTTTATTGCTGCAGTTATTTTATATGCTCTTCACCGAGTTTTTATAAAAGAAAAAATCCGATCTCTTCGGGATTATATCGAACTCGCCTTCTTTAGCGTTTTTGGTATTATCATCAATCAGACTTTGTTTCTTAAAGGCCTTGCCTTGACCACCGCGATTAACGCTACGGTACTCGTGACAACCATACCGGTAGTAACTATTGTAATTGCGATCATAATGGGACGCGAGAAGATCAGTTTCAGAAAGATCGTTGGTTCGTTAATTTCCTTTGCCGGCGTCATACTTCTTCTGGGCGCAGAGCGAATAGATTTGAACAATCAATTTTTTGTTGGAAACGTCCTTGTTTTTATCAACGCCGTCTCTTTTGGTGTATATTTGGTTATTTCAAAAAACATTTTAAAACGTTATCATCCGGCCACCGTCACAACGTGGACATTTATATTCGGCGGAATCGGTGTAATGCCATTTGGAATAGATAAGGCCATCCATTTGCCTTATGCCGAAATTTCTATGACCGCCTGGTTCTGTGTCGCGTTTTTGATTTTATTTTCATCGGTGATCGTTTATTATATAAACAGCTGGGCGCTTCAGCGAACGACTTCCTCCACGGTTGCTGTCTATATTTACGTTCAACCCATCGTTGCCACGATTATTTCGACATGGACGCTTGGCGAAACTCTCACATGGTCAACGGTTTTTGCTGCCCTTCTCATATTTGCAGGCGTTTTCATTGTCAGCTTGAAAATGAGGGCGGAACTCAAAGCGGAAGCGGCTTCGAAAGAACTCGACTTGGTCAGGGAATCCATGGCGCTCAAAGAGGATTGATAATAATATATTTATATTTACTTTCGAATTGCAGCCTATATAAATGCCATAATATTTCAATTTGGAGAACGTCATGCATAATAAATTAATACTGATTATCGGATTTTTTCTTTTTACAAGTATTCTAAATGCACAAAAGAAAACCGTTGGCGTGCTTGAACTTAAAAACACCGGTGGAATTACTAGCAATGAAAGTTCGGCTCTGACCAACCGATTCCGCGCTATGTTGGTCCAAACAGAAAGTTTCGTAGTTCTGGAGCGGGATAAGATGAATGAGATTCTCAAAGAACAGGATTTTATTTCAAGCGATAATTGCAACACAGCTGAATGTGCGGTGCAGATTGGGCAATTGCTCGGCGTCGAAAAGATGATCGGCGGGGACATCGGAAAAGTTGGAAACACCTACACTATCGATATGCGAATAGTTGACGTAAAAACGGGCGCGATCGAAAAATCGGTTAGCAATGATTTTAAGGGTGAAGTGGATGGGTTGCTTAATTTAATGAATGAGGTATCCGGGGTATTTGCAGGAATCAGCGCACAGATGAAAACCATTTCGCGAAGCGGAACGGCAGATGTTTATGTCAGTTCTAACCCCGAAGGCGCAGAAATATTCGTTGATAATAACTCGACAGGTTTACGGTCTCCTGCGCTGGTAGAAGGATTAGCGCCGGGATTCCATACCATTCACCTTAAAAAAGACGGATTGGTTGGTAGTCAGTTTTTAGAATTGATTGAAGGCAGTATACCTTCCATATTGGTTGAACTTACCCGGCCAAAAGTATCAGTTAAACTGCTCTCAAACCCTATTGGGGCGTTCGTTCTTTCAGGGAAAGACAGTTTGGGAAAAACTCCGATGGTTTATACAGTACCAATAGGCGAGGCAGAAATTAAATTGTTTCTACCGGGATATCTAGATACTATTGTCAAGCTTTCATTGAAAGAAGCAGACGCAGGGCGCGTCATCAATGTTGAGATGGGGAAAGCGGATAGAATGTATATTCAGACAAATCCTTCTTCTGCGAGGGTATATATTGACAAAAAGCTCGTGGGATATTCTCCGTGTACAGTTCCAGTAATGAATAGCTCACAGGAATTGATTGTTGAAGCCACAGATTATTATACTTACCGCAAGATACTCACTGGAAGCGATAACCCAAATATTCAGATAGCCTTAATCAGCAAGAACACTAAGTGGAAAGCTTCCATCACTATCAATTCAAATCCGCAGAATGCCAGCATTTATCTTCAGACATTCAGCGGATCGGAATTAATCGGCGAAACACCATTGACGCGTAATTGGAAAGAGGGAGCAAATAAAATCACGCTTCATAAAAAGGGTTACAAAAATATATCTGTCGAGATAGCACCATATCATCCGGTAATAGATATCGAATTGGAGCCTGAGTAATTTTAAATTCATTCAATCCATTACTGTGTTTTTTCGGCTTCTACTTCAATATTTAACTTTCGTGCTTATCGGGTTGGCTCACAAATGGAAGAGAACCATTCAGTCTGAGCGAAGTTGAAGACTGATTTTACTAAACTTGGTCATGGTTCGACAAGCTTGTCCTGAGCCTCGCCGCAGGGCTCACCATGACGTATCTGAGTAAACACGATAAGCACATTAACTTTTCACATCACCTAAAGACGATAGTGATCTTTTAATTTCTTTGCTTATTTCGGCGCAATCCGTACATTGTTTTAGGAGGTTATTTCTA comes from the bacterium genome and includes:
- the katG gene encoding catalase/peroxidase HPI, which translates into the protein MANDHVNSESKCPFHAGGGTSNRDWWPNQLNLKILHQNSSLSNPMGKKFNYPKEFKKLNLKAIKKDLYALMTDSQDWWPADYGHYGGLFIRMAWHSAGTYRIGDGRGGAGSGTQRFAPLNSWPDNVNLDKARRLLWPIKQKYGNKISWADLMILAGNCALESMGFKTFGFGGGREDVWEPEEDIYWGTETEWLGDKRYAGERELENPLAAVQMGLIYVNPQGPNGQPDPIGSGRDIRETFARMAMNDEETVALTAGGHTFGKAHGAGLESHVGREPEGAGIEEQGLGWISNFRSGKGDDTISSGIEGAWTPNPIQWDNGYFDMLFGYEWELTKSPAGAWQWTPKNVAEKDLAPAAHDPSKKVPTMMTTADMAMRMDPIYEKISRRFHQNPKEFADAFARAWFKLTHRDMGPRSRYLGEEVPKEELIWQDPLPAVKHKLVSEKDVAVLKKKILSSGLNVSQLVSTAWASASTFRGSDKRGGANGARIRLAPQKDWEVNQPEQLKVVLAKLEKIQKDFNKSSGKKKISLADMIVLGGCAGVEQAAKNAGHDVTVPFSPGRTDATQDQTDGASFAVLEPAADGFRNYQKAEYSVSAEELLIDKAQLLTLTAPEMTVLIGGLRVLDINHSNSKHGVFTKRPGMLTNDFFVNLLDMGTEWKPSNTKNVYEGRDRVSGEVKWTGTRVDLVFGSNSQLRALAEVYAQEDSKTKFLQDFVAAWNKVMNLDRFDLV
- a CDS encoding PEGA domain-containing protein, coding for MHNKLILIIGFFLFTSILNAQKKTVGVLELKNTGGITSNESSALTNRFRAMLVQTESFVVLERDKMNEILKEQDFISSDNCNTAECAVQIGQLLGVEKMIGGDIGKVGNTYTIDMRIVDVKTGAIEKSVSNDFKGEVDGLLNLMNEVSGVFAGISAQMKTISRSGTADVYVSSNPEGAEIFVDNNSTGLRSPALVEGLAPGFHTIHLKKDGLVGSQFLELIEGSIPSILVELTRPKVSVKLLSNPIGAFVLSGKDSLGKTPMVYTVPIGEAEIKLFLPGYLDTIVKLSLKEADAGRVINVEMGKADRMYIQTNPSSARVYIDKKLVGYSPCTVPVMNSSQELIVEATDYYTYRKILTGSDNPNIQIALISKNTKWKASITINSNPQNASIYLQTFSGSELIGETPLTRNWKEGANKITLHKKGYKNISVEIAPYHPVIDIELEPE
- a CDS encoding GAF domain-containing protein, whose product is MIGTNTEFILKTKQELNCKIIRTMLNYVFERKGESCAKEFIQAVDLDEAYIRNENNWVSFDTYTRGCEFIKKVFDDDTIFYKIGIYSFSNPNNFGTMARMALRLLTPNAIFKKTAEIANHAVKFGKYRVAEFDKNRMVLEFKNAPNYPFYQHNCDYRLGLFAGIPQLFGLPIAKHRHLKCVSKGDDRCEYEFIWQAKSLVLFRKHAVRGFLTGSGLSVIFFLMNSFGNIKIQTVLTVFTTLIFYLLGVILDMRATAKDNALISNAESNEIEETIAFANQKYKEASETVRKLEAIIEANAAFSLKLLGSELIDVVLNIIKHSLGYDRAMIMMVDETGRYLSNPTVVSDETERDQKSVDLLTIDLNDNNMLFSKVVQSGEPILISNVDQHPELKDRPAIKISGTKSFVVLPLKFGSRVRGIISIDRLTSAAPMNQEDVKILSTLMTMLSVVLENVELYQGLEVRVRERTAQLFQANTELEKAYGDLMNAQTQLIHSEKMAGLGKLVAGIAHEMNNPAGILSGYVELVELYANRLNKNFGSAIQTFSSDKNFVSEIEQFKKLLAEINACLDPCKRSIVRMKNIVQDLRNFSRLDENELMPADLNEGIEKMLQFFRNQTQNQIKIITNLTPLPLVHCFPGHLNQVFSNMILNSIEAIKGDGTITISTKVSDENEFLKTRHVRIDIADTGTGIKPENVDKIYDPFYTTKDIGQGQGLGLAIAYGIVSRHNGKILVKSEYGKGTNMTILIPVEFDAVV
- a CDS encoding DMT family transporter; its protein translation is MNKSSTLRIHLALLFVSAVFGINSVTAKIALQEIDPMALVCIRIFIAAVILYALHRVFIKEKIRSLRDYIELAFFSVFGIIINQTLFLKGLALTTAINATVLVTTIPVVTIVIAIIMGREKISFRKIVGSLISFAGVILLLGAERIDLNNQFFVGNVLVFINAVSFGVYLVISKNILKRYHPATVTTWTFIFGGIGVMPFGIDKAIHLPYAEISMTAWFCVAFLILFSSVIVYYINSWALQRTTSSTVAVYIYVQPIVATIISTWTLGETLTWSTVFAALLIFAGVFIVSLKMRAELKAEAASKELDLVRESMALKED